Proteins encoded together in one Lachnospiraceae bacterium JLR.KK008 window:
- a CDS encoding toll/interleukin-1 receptor domain-containing protein, producing the protein MKEDLVKLIEDTEQIKTKFHSTGGRGLPVHNVIYDNADFTLWKREVQLELQEIYDRTSDQFIWDILVLIKQGFNSWKDEKSFNELQGGLRAIYKNIDKYYPNSIQNSVLLEESQMAVKKPKIFISHATKDKDYVSILVNLLEDMGLRESQIFCSSASGYGIPLDEDIYEYLKKQFDEFDLHIILVLSNNYYESVASMNEMGAAWVLQKKYTTILLPGFEFMEIKGAINPRKIGLKLDNDLNDVKEKLGQLKDMVIEEFGLEKIRDVRWEQKRDQFITGIMEICKEQSLSEEALQMLQAACDTLDGTIIKTSDLSGEYIQVRNKDFITSQNRREILRWTNGLDELVKRGFVEVKGDKGEIFTVSKNGYDYVEQLK; encoded by the coding sequence ATGAAGGAAGATTTAGTAAAGCTTATAGAAGATACAGAGCAGATAAAGACAAAATTTCACAGCACGGGTGGACGAGGACTGCCTGTTCACAACGTAATATATGATAATGCGGACTTTACTTTGTGGAAACGAGAAGTGCAATTAGAGTTGCAGGAAATATATGACAGGACAAGTGATCAGTTTATATGGGATATTTTGGTACTAATTAAACAAGGTTTTAATAGTTGGAAAGATGAAAAATCCTTTAATGAATTACAAGGGGGATTACGGGCGATTTATAAAAATATAGACAAATATTATCCAAATAGTATTCAGAATTCGGTATTATTGGAGGAAAGCCAAATGGCAGTTAAAAAGCCAAAGATATTCATTAGTCATGCAACAAAAGATAAGGACTATGTATCCATATTGGTTAATTTGTTGGAGGACATGGGACTAAGGGAGAGTCAAATATTCTGTTCGTCAGCCTCTGGATATGGTATTCCGCTTGATGAGGACATTTATGAGTATTTGAAAAAGCAGTTTGATGAATTTGACTTACATATTATTCTTGTTTTATCCAATAACTATTATGAAAGCGTTGCCAGCATGAATGAAATGGGAGCAGCATGGGTATTGCAAAAGAAGTATACGACAATCTTACTTCCGGGTTTTGAATTTATGGAGATAAAAGGTGCTATCAATCCGCGAAAAATAGGTCTTAAATTAGACAATGACTTGAATGATGTCAAAGAGAAACTGGGTCAGCTTAAGGATATGGTTATTGAAGAATTTGGCTTAGAAAAGATAAGAGATGTACGCTGGGAGCAAAAAAGAGATCAGTTTATTACCGGAATAATGGAAATATGTAAAGAGCAGTCTTTGAGTGAAGAAGCATTGCAGATGCTTCAGGCTGCATGTGATACATTGGACGGGACAATTATTAAGACGTCGGATTTAAGTGGTGAGTATATTCAAGTGAGAAATAAAGATTTTATAACATCACAGAATAGAAGAGAGATATTAAGATGGACGAATGGATTGGATGAATTGGTAAAAAGAGGCTTCGTTGAAGTAAAAGGTGATAAAGGAGAAATTTTTACTGTTTCCAAAAACGGATATGATTATGTTGAACAATTGAAATAG
- a CDS encoding ABC-three component system protein, whose protein sequence is MDKGEVIKKTNIEKTHVPDKVYAFMIQSHHMLYELLNCKDGDSVSVEVFDDVGVEHEDGSKDAIQLKSALSNRNPVSNKAADLWKTMYNWLISVEAGVFGPGKVKFILFLNVNKQGTIVNGFHLAERYDEAVLAWKNARREFYDEKGILKEIGEEYKKYIEYFFAQDRMEMACKIIQNFELKKCIDNYTITVRKEFDKSGIPADIIEPIYMGIIGWIDLNVTNMVENNEAIIIPFENYQVQLRALYRDYNQKHSLMPHSVKPSKLEIQNELQQQRTYITQLEIIDCDYTEKIEAINDFIRASIDRTIWADNGDISFLSMQSYEEKLKRSWNLERKIIMIEKKNELPEEQGKLIYYKCQRNQIEMPSVSVPDFFQNGCYHLLADGLEVGWHPQYLEKIKEVKS, encoded by the coding sequence ATGGACAAGGGAGAAGTTATTAAAAAAACTAATATTGAGAAAACGCATGTGCCAGATAAAGTTTATGCGTTTATGATTCAATCGCATCATATGTTATATGAATTGTTGAATTGTAAAGATGGAGACAGTGTGAGTGTTGAAGTATTTGATGATGTAGGGGTAGAACATGAAGACGGAAGCAAGGATGCTATTCAATTAAAAAGTGCCCTTTCTAATAGAAATCCGGTATCTAATAAGGCGGCTGATTTATGGAAAACAATGTATAATTGGTTGATTTCTGTAGAAGCTGGTGTATTTGGTCCAGGAAAAGTAAAATTTATTTTATTCCTTAATGTCAATAAGCAAGGAACTATCGTTAATGGATTTCATTTAGCAGAAAGATATGATGAGGCGGTTTTGGCATGGAAGAATGCAAGAAGGGAGTTTTATGATGAAAAAGGGATACTTAAAGAAATTGGAGAAGAGTATAAGAAATATATTGAATATTTTTTCGCTCAAGACAGGATGGAAATGGCTTGCAAAATAATTCAAAATTTTGAATTAAAAAAGTGTATTGATAATTATACGATAACTGTAAGGAAAGAATTTGATAAATCTGGTATTCCGGCAGATATTATTGAACCTATTTATATGGGAATTATCGGTTGGATAGATTTAAATGTAACAAATATGGTTGAAAATAATGAAGCAATAATTATTCCATTTGAGAATTATCAGGTACAATTAAGAGCGCTTTATAGAGATTATAATCAAAAACATAGTCTTATGCCTCATTCAGTGAAACCGAGTAAGCTTGAAATTCAAAATGAATTACAACAGCAGAGAACATATATAACACAGTTGGAGATTATTGATTGTGATTACACAGAAAAGATTGAGGCGATAAATGATTTTATACGAGCATCGATAGATAGAACGATTTGGGCAGATAATGGAGATATAAGTTTTTTGAGTATGCAATCGTATGAAGAAAAACTAAAACGTTCATGGAATTTGGAACGGAAAATTATTATGATTGAAAAGAAGAATGAATTACCAGAAGAACAGGGAAAATTGATTTATTATAAATGTCAAAGGAATCAAATTGAAATGCCATCAGTCAGTGTACCAGATTTTTTTCAAAATGGTTGTTACCATTTGCTGGCGGATGGGCTGGAAGTCGGTTGGCATCCACAATATTTGGAGAAGATTAAAGAGGTGAAAAGTTAG
- a CDS encoding FapA family protein codes for MNGYFQIVNEETETSIMLYPAVDGGEELDMKEVASYLNQCEISYDLQSLSAAAKNMGKSPVKVALCSQKGRPRQERMKVRISRDTMSVTARFYAPSNDGTVLGKEDIIIDLKLQGVVYGVCEDVLDDFVKNREYCKDLTIALGKEKVRGQDARVEYQFNTDTKARPTLQEDGSVDFFHLNTVNNCHKGDVLARLIPAVPAESGVNVFGEVLPGGDAKSAFLRYGKNVELSEDGDEIIALVDGHVMLDEGRVSVSDVLQLKNVDHSTGNVDYYGGVHITGRVCENFTVKSGGTVIVEGVVEGAVIEAGGDVIIARGMNGMGKGKIKAGGNVIAKFFENAEVTADGYVDSDSILHSTVKAKDAVHVGGKRGFITGGRICAANGVDVKNLGSNMGADTTVEIGADPSLKNRVQDLQNLLMEGDKLIRQTRPILDSATKKIKSGAAVSDEQLSYVRELYLLYKMKKREIKSLEKELDKLQKILENSKHAAVIVRGDVYAGTRIVVGDVSMMIKGKQSYCRFVREHGDVKMKAL; via the coding sequence ATGAATGGATATTTTCAGATAGTGAATGAAGAAACCGAAACTAGTATTATGCTGTATCCCGCCGTAGACGGCGGTGAAGAACTGGATATGAAAGAAGTGGCAAGTTATTTGAATCAATGCGAGATTTCCTATGATTTGCAGTCTTTGTCCGCTGCAGCAAAAAATATGGGTAAGAGTCCTGTGAAAGTTGCGCTCTGCAGTCAAAAAGGCAGGCCGAGACAGGAGAGAATGAAAGTACGGATCTCGCGTGATACAATGTCAGTAACTGCGAGGTTTTATGCGCCTTCTAATGACGGTACAGTCTTAGGAAAGGAAGACATCATTATAGATCTGAAACTTCAGGGTGTTGTTTACGGCGTTTGCGAAGATGTCTTGGATGACTTTGTGAAGAACCGAGAATATTGTAAAGACCTGACAATCGCGCTTGGCAAGGAAAAAGTGCGGGGACAGGACGCCAGAGTGGAATATCAGTTTAATACCGATACAAAGGCCAGACCAACGCTTCAGGAAGATGGCAGTGTAGACTTTTTTCATCTGAATACGGTCAATAATTGTCATAAAGGGGATGTGCTTGCAAGACTGATTCCGGCAGTGCCTGCGGAATCAGGTGTGAATGTGTTCGGCGAGGTGCTCCCGGGCGGAGATGCAAAGAGTGCTTTTTTGCGCTATGGAAAGAATGTAGAGCTTTCTGAGGATGGCGATGAGATTATTGCTCTCGTGGACGGTCATGTGATGCTGGACGAGGGAAGGGTCTCTGTCTCCGATGTACTACAGTTGAAGAATGTGGATCACTCCACAGGCAATGTCGATTATTATGGCGGAGTTCATATTACCGGCAGAGTATGTGAAAATTTTACGGTTAAGTCAGGCGGTACTGTGATTGTGGAAGGGGTCGTGGAAGGCGCTGTCATAGAGGCCGGTGGCGATGTAATCATTGCCAGAGGCATGAACGGAATGGGAAAAGGGAAGATTAAAGCAGGCGGCAACGTCATCGCCAAATTTTTTGAAAACGCAGAAGTGACAGCAGACGGCTATGTCGACAGTGATTCTATTCTGCACAGTACGGTTAAGGCAAAAGATGCGGTACATGTGGGAGGAAAACGGGGATTTATTACCGGCGGACGCATTTGTGCGGCCAATGGTGTCGATGTAAAGAATCTTGGTTCCAATATGGGAGCGGATACAACGGTGGAGATCGGGGCGGACCCTTCTCTGAAAAACCGAGTGCAGGATTTGCAGAATTTATTGATGGAAGGTGATAAACTGATCAGACAGACACGCCCTATTTTAGATTCTGCAACAAAAAAGATTAAAAGCGGTGCTGCTGTCTCCGATGAACAGCTGAGTTATGTCAGGGAGCTGTATCTTCTCTATAAAATGAAAAAAAGGGAAATAAAGAGTCTGGAGAAGGAGCTGGATAAACTCCAGAAAATACTGGAAAACAGTAAACATGCCGCTGTTATCGTCAGAGGTGATGTGTATGCAGGCACAAGGATTGTAGTCGGTGATGTGTCTATGATGATCAAAGGAAAGCAAAGTTACTGTAGGTTTGTCAGAGAACATGGTGATGTCAAAATGAAAGCGTTGTGA
- the rpsB gene encoding 30S ribosomal protein S2, which translates to MSVISMKQLLEAGVHFGHQTRRWNPKMAPYIFTERNGIHIIDLQKSVGKVDEAYRAVADIASQGGTILFVGTKKQAQDAVKAEAERCGMFYVNERWLGGMLTNFKTIRSRIERLKAIETMSEDGTFDVLPKKEVIKLKKEWEKLEKNLGGIKNMARIPDAIFVVDPKKERICVQEAHTLGITLIGIGDTNCDPEELDYIIPGNDDAIRAVKLIVSKMADAVVEVNQGEAAEAEENVGETEETVAE; encoded by the coding sequence ATGAGCGTTATTTCAATGAAACAGTTGTTAGAGGCAGGTGTTCACTTCGGACATCAGACGAGAAGATGGAATCCTAAAATGGCTCCCTATATTTTTACGGAGAGAAATGGAATTCATATCATTGATTTGCAGAAATCCGTAGGGAAGGTAGACGAGGCCTACAGAGCAGTGGCAGATATTGCGTCTCAGGGTGGTACGATTCTTTTTGTAGGAACAAAGAAGCAGGCACAGGATGCAGTAAAAGCGGAAGCGGAACGCTGCGGAATGTTTTATGTAAATGAGAGATGGCTGGGTGGAATGCTCACCAACTTTAAGACAATCAGAAGCAGAATCGAGCGTCTGAAAGCGATCGAGACAATGTCTGAGGATGGTACCTTTGATGTACTTCCGAAGAAAGAAGTTATTAAACTGAAAAAAGAATGGGAAAAACTGGAAAAGAACCTTGGCGGTATTAAAAATATGGCAAGAATCCCGGATGCGATTTTTGTTGTTGATCCGAAAAAGGAGAGAATCTGTGTGCAGGAAGCACATACATTGGGTATTACTCTAATCGGCATCGGTGATACGAACTGTGATCCGGAAGAACTGGATTACATCATCCCTGGAAATGACGATGCGATCAGAGCAGTCAAATTGATCGTGTCTAAAATGGCGGATGCTGTTGTCGAGGTAAATCAGGGCGAAGCGGCAGAAGCGGAAGAAAACGTTGGCGAGACAGAGGAGACTGTAGCTGAATAA
- a CDS encoding type II toxin-antitoxin system RelE/ParE family toxin, whose product MPKLIYTPKALDDLQGIKAYVAKQFGESKAKSCAKEITSTVKQLELFPGEGPCLEDLIEYPTDYHYLVIKPNYIFYRVESDTVRVIRILNEKQDFLQLLFGISSISEEGEDCWGE is encoded by the coding sequence ATGCCGAAATTGATTTATACACCAAAAGCGTTGGATGATCTACAGGGAATAAAGGCTTATGTTGCCAAGCAGTTTGGCGAGAGCAAGGCAAAATCCTGTGCCAAGGAGATTACATCAACTGTCAAACAGTTAGAATTGTTTCCGGGAGAAGGTCCTTGCTTAGAGGATCTGATAGAATATCCAACAGATTACCATTATTTGGTTATAAAGCCTAATTATATTTTTTACAGGGTTGAGAGTGATACCGTAAGGGTTATCCGTATTCTAAATGAAAAACAGGATTTTTTACAGTTGCTATTCGGAATTAGCAGTATATCTGAAGAAGGAGAAGATTGCTGGGGTGAATAG
- a CDS encoding helix-turn-helix transcriptional regulator produces MELMNLLKEKQLSVYQCAKESHVPYTTLSDIVKGKTKIEKCTAETIYKLARTLHLTMEELLTECFKEDENAPI; encoded by the coding sequence ATGGAATTGATGAATTTGTTAAAGGAAAAGCAGCTTTCTGTTTATCAGTGTGCGAAAGAAAGCCATGTACCATACACTACATTATCAGATATTGTAAAAGGGAAAACTAAGATTGAAAAATGTACCGCAGAAACAATATATAAATTAGCGAGGACGCTCCATTTGACAATGGAAGAACTTTTAACAGAATGTTTTAAAGAAGATGAAAATGCCCCAATTTAA
- a CDS encoding DUF6115 domain-containing protein, with amino-acid sequence METIEMILLGLGVIVFILSFILPERKQKLHEADRKLGEELLRELLEEQMKDVKVKVSEVVEEVITQATEKVERSMERIANEKIMAINEYSDTVLESIHKNNEEVVFLYDMLNDKHKNLKEIAAEVDKRIKAVRESVQESAREIEESAARTVQESAKTLEESAARAAQESVRAVEASAARATQESVRAVEASAARAAQESSKAVEESARAAWESAKAALQQVKDAEETRIRQKKDAERQAEKQVEKQTEKTAHPAIMVEEKREEKLKKEEKKPELSSFAPFSSLPVVESVPYDVMQKETEPVKEEKPKKKTAARKPAKPVPVNRETIPVPGELPEVKLSFANAGDDGKNNNEKILELHKAGKSNMAIARELGLGIGEVKLVIGLFKGV; translated from the coding sequence ATGGAAACGATTGAAATGATACTGCTTGGCTTGGGAGTTATCGTGTTTATATTGAGCTTTATACTTCCCGAGAGAAAACAAAAACTACATGAGGCGGACAGAAAACTGGGTGAGGAGCTGCTCAGGGAACTTTTGGAAGAGCAGATGAAGGATGTGAAGGTAAAGGTTTCCGAAGTAGTAGAGGAAGTGATCACACAGGCGACGGAAAAAGTGGAACGCTCCATGGAACGAATCGCGAATGAGAAGATCATGGCGATCAATGAATATTCAGATACCGTGTTGGAATCGATCCATAAAAATAATGAAGAGGTTGTTTTCCTGTATGATATGTTGAACGATAAGCATAAAAATCTGAAAGAGATCGCCGCCGAAGTGGACAAGAGGATAAAGGCAGTCAGAGAGTCGGTACAGGAATCTGCAAGAGAAATTGAGGAATCGGCAGCCCGTACGGTACAGGAATCTGCGAAGACGCTGGAGGAATCGGCAGCCCGTGCAGCGCAGGAGTCTGTGAGAGCAGTAGAGGCGTCGGCGGCCAGGGCAACACAGGAGTCTGTGAGAGCGGTGGAGGCTTCAGCGGCGAGAGCAGCGCAGGAGTCGTCCAAGGCAGTGGAGGAATCTGCCCGTGCGGCCTGGGAGTCTGCGAAAGCAGCCTTGCAGCAGGTAAAGGATGCGGAAGAGACGCGGATCAGACAGAAGAAAGATGCCGAGAGACAGGCAGAAAAACAAGTAGAAAAGCAGACAGAAAAAACAGCACATCCGGCGATCATGGTCGAAGAGAAACGGGAGGAGAAACTAAAGAAGGAAGAGAAAAAACCGGAGCTTTCTTCTTTTGCTCCTTTTTCATCGCTACCTGTCGTGGAATCTGTGCCATATGATGTGATGCAGAAAGAAACGGAGCCCGTCAAAGAAGAAAAGCCAAAAAAGAAGACGGCAGCCAGAAAGCCTGCCAAGCCAGTGCCGGTGAACAGGGAAACGATTCCGGTACCGGGCGAACTGCCTGAAGTAAAACTTTCTTTTGCCAATGCCGGAGATGACGGAAAAAACAATAATGAAAAGATTTTAGAATTGCACAAGGCGGGCAAGTCAAATATGGCGATCGCCAGAGAGCTTGGACTTGGCATCGGGGAAGTGAAGTTGGTGATCGGTTTATTTAAAGGGGTTTAG
- a CDS encoding three component ABC system middle component, producing MSKLTKEFYNVQNPALGAYLLARFSLGYLEENQNMPPMPLLFVVLPMIYKKDVVAFISSTQKSSSLHFFADKFTEKQNSNNDLIIQIQGLSQQYKMMTLEALRISIIGELISIQDKVYILPLRDNINDFKPKTKDIKKMGNAAEKFGIWCSRLSLVEISQILKVRF from the coding sequence ATGAGTAAACTGACGAAAGAGTTTTATAATGTTCAAAATCCGGCATTAGGGGCGTACTTGTTAGCTCGTTTTTCACTAGGTTATTTGGAGGAAAATCAAAATATGCCACCAATGCCATTGTTATTTGTTGTATTGCCTATGATTTATAAAAAGGACGTCGTTGCTTTTATATCATCAACACAGAAATCATCAAGTTTGCATTTTTTTGCGGATAAATTTACTGAGAAACAAAACAGTAATAATGATTTGATTATTCAAATACAAGGTTTGAGCCAGCAATATAAAATGATGACATTAGAAGCGCTTCGTATATCTATAATCGGAGAGTTAATATCTATTCAAGATAAGGTATACATATTACCGTTAAGAGATAATATTAATGACTTTAAGCCAAAGACAAAGGATATAAAAAAAATGGGAAATGCTGCTGAAAAATTTGGTATATGGTGTTCAAGACTTTCACTAGTGGAAATTTCTCAAATTTTAAAAGTGAGGTTTTAA
- a CDS encoding type II toxin-antitoxin system prevent-host-death family antitoxin produces the protein MPNIKPISDLRNYTEVLKEVKTNQPVYLTRNGRGAYAIVDVDELDRLKATIQLLTKLEEGEQSAREKGWLTADEVEAALGL, from the coding sequence ATGCCAAATATTAAGCCAATATCAGATTTGCGAAATTATACAGAAGTATTAAAAGAAGTAAAAACAAACCAACCAGTGTATCTGACTCGGAATGGTCGGGGAGCATACGCTATTGTGGATGTTGACGAATTGGATCGATTAAAAGCAACTATTCAGCTTTTGACAAAACTGGAAGAAGGAGAGCAGTCTGCTAGAGAAAAGGGGTGGTTAACAGCGGATGAAGTAGAGGCTGCGTTGGGATTGTGA
- a CDS encoding DUF3732 domain-containing protein — protein MYFQIEKIILWSKKIQYAFKTVDFEIEKVNIITGASRTGKSAIIPIIDYCLGDGNCQIPVNTIRDACSWFGVLVKLESKRILLARREPGQQKSTDDMMLLEGQKIVIPEIPAKNTTRKNVRRHLDEIARVSFLEIEQEELNGFTDRPSFRDMMAFCYQSQNIVANANALFYKADTMEHRTKLINIFPYVLGAVTPEILAKRQELSDLEKKLKRKERELEKMQEVSDRWHIEIGGWINVAKEYGLIEAELSVDSLSFGDKLALLKEISKKNNTDVYILGKNIKNSSKQIVELRKRENEISLKLSKYKSRYLEMTQFVESIEDYRKTLTIQIDRLNISKWFEELTKKNKICPFCGSKHNVDEKMKELVSSLEALEYETEEIAEIPVAFEREYSLVQEKISELTENLNSIQKSIKIQNNKKDETYNQKYTLESMLRFLGKVEYAEEAYRAMAFDGELQEEIVRLKGRISDLQKEINESVIQKKFKAALKNIELKVMKLLPMLDTERPEDNVEIDYKNLTITVTGKTGRKDYLWEIGSGSNWLSYHISVSLAFQMFFAEQNYSTVPQFIVYDQPSQVYFPQKLAQKENEKEKDPQLEDEDVLAVRKIFEAMSSALEKTNPHIQIIVLEHASESAWSEIKNINLVEEWRGDNNKLIPKEWLDEN, from the coding sequence GTGTATTTTCAAATTGAAAAAATAATACTGTGGTCTAAAAAGATACAATATGCATTTAAAACAGTTGATTTTGAGATTGAAAAGGTAAATATAATAACAGGAGCTTCCAGAACAGGAAAATCTGCGATCATTCCTATTATTGATTATTGTTTAGGAGATGGGAATTGTCAAATACCGGTTAATACAATACGTGATGCATGTTCATGGTTTGGCGTATTGGTAAAATTGGAGAGTAAACGTATTTTATTAGCAAGAAGAGAACCAGGTCAACAAAAGTCTACAGACGATATGATGTTGCTGGAGGGTCAGAAAATTGTAATTCCAGAAATACCAGCTAAAAATACGACACGTAAGAATGTTCGTAGACATTTAGACGAGATAGCAAGAGTTTCATTCTTAGAGATAGAACAGGAAGAACTAAATGGGTTTACTGATAGACCTTCATTTCGGGATATGATGGCGTTTTGTTATCAATCCCAAAACATAGTTGCTAATGCCAATGCTTTATTTTATAAAGCAGATACAATGGAGCATAGAACAAAACTTATAAATATTTTCCCATATGTTTTGGGAGCGGTAACGCCTGAAATTTTAGCCAAAAGGCAGGAGTTAAGTGATTTAGAGAAAAAATTAAAACGCAAAGAGCGTGAATTAGAAAAAATGCAAGAGGTATCTGATAGATGGCATATTGAAATAGGTGGTTGGATTAATGTTGCAAAAGAATATGGATTAATTGAAGCAGAACTTTCAGTAGATTCTTTAAGTTTCGGAGATAAGCTGGCTTTATTAAAAGAAATTTCTAAAAAAAATAATACGGATGTTTATATATTAGGGAAGAATATTAAAAATTCATCAAAACAAATAGTTGAGTTGCGGAAACGAGAAAATGAAATATCATTAAAATTATCAAAGTATAAGAGCCGATATTTGGAAATGACGCAATTTGTTGAAAGTATAGAAGATTATCGAAAAACACTTACTATACAGATTGATAGATTGAATATATCAAAATGGTTTGAAGAACTGACAAAAAAGAATAAGATTTGTCCGTTTTGTGGAAGTAAACATAATGTTGATGAAAAAATGAAAGAGTTAGTTAGTAGCTTGGAGGCACTTGAATATGAAACTGAAGAAATTGCAGAAATTCCTGTAGCTTTTGAAAGAGAATACTCTCTTGTACAAGAAAAAATTTCAGAATTAACTGAAAATCTTAATTCTATTCAAAAGTCTATAAAAATACAAAATAATAAAAAAGATGAAACATACAACCAAAAATATACGCTGGAAAGTATGTTACGTTTTTTGGGAAAGGTTGAATATGCTGAGGAAGCATATAGAGCCATGGCATTTGATGGTGAACTGCAAGAGGAAATTGTACGATTGAAGGGAAGAATTTCTGATTTGCAGAAAGAAATTAATGAATCTGTAATACAAAAGAAATTTAAAGCAGCTTTGAAAAATATTGAATTAAAGGTAATGAAATTATTACCTATGTTGGATACAGAAAGGCCAGAAGATAATGTTGAGATAGATTATAAAAATCTTACGATTACGGTTACCGGGAAAACTGGGCGTAAAGATTATTTGTGGGAAATAGGGAGTGGTTCCAATTGGTTATCATACCACATTTCTGTATCATTGGCATTTCAAATGTTTTTTGCGGAACAGAATTATTCTACGGTGCCACAATTTATTGTATATGATCAGCCTAGTCAAGTATATTTTCCCCAAAAACTGGCACAAAAGGAAAATGAAAAGGAGAAAGATCCACAACTTGAAGATGAGGATGTATTAGCTGTTAGAAAAATATTTGAAGCAATGTCGAGTGCTTTGGAAAAGACAAATCCACATATACAAATTATAGTGTTAGAACATGCTTCGGAATCTGCATGGAGTGAAATTAAAAATATAAATTTAGTGGAAGAGTGGAGGGGAGATAATAATAAATTAATACCCAAAGAATGGCTAGATGAAAATTAG
- the tsf gene encoding translation elongation factor Ts, whose amino-acid sequence MAITATMVKELREMTGAGMMDCKKALTETNGDMDAAVEFLRKNGQAKAEKKASRIAAEGLCKVIVKDDTTAAVVEVNSETDFVAKNADFQNFVAAVAEQAVNSDAADMDAFLAEAWNQDSQKTVKEALVDKVAVIGENLNIRRYEKVVAEHGCVVSYTHGGGRIGVIVEADTDVVNDAVKEALTNLAMQIAALNPKYVSRDEVSAEYIAHEKEILLAQIQNDPKESQKPEKVINGMIEGRISKELKEICLVDQIYVKAEDGKQTVAKYIDQVAKETGAKLSVKRFVRFETGEGLEKKEENFAEEVAKQMK is encoded by the coding sequence ATGGCTATTACAGCAACAATGGTAAAAGAATTGCGTGAGATGACCGGTGCAGGCATGATGGACTGCAAAAAGGCATTGACGGAGACAAATGGCGACATGGATGCCGCTGTAGAATTTTTGAGAAAGAACGGACAGGCTAAAGCGGAGAAGAAAGCAAGCAGAATTGCGGCAGAGGGCCTGTGCAAAGTAATAGTAAAAGATGATACGACAGCAGCGGTTGTGGAAGTAAATTCCGAGACAGATTTTGTGGCAAAGAATGCTGATTTCCAGAACTTTGTAGCGGCAGTTGCCGAGCAGGCAGTGAATTCTGATGCTGCAGACATGGATGCTTTTCTGGCAGAAGCATGGAACCAGGACAGCCAGAAGACAGTAAAAGAGGCACTCGTAGACAAAGTAGCCGTTATCGGTGAGAATTTAAATATCAGAAGATATGAGAAAGTTGTGGCAGAGCATGGCTGTGTTGTCTCCTATACACATGGCGGCGGAAGAATTGGCGTTATCGTGGAAGCTGATACTGATGTGGTGAATGATGCTGTGAAAGAGGCATTGACGAACCTTGCAATGCAGATCGCTGCGCTGAATCCCAAGTATGTGTCCAGGGATGAAGTGAGCGCAGAGTATATTGCTCATGAAAAAGAGATTCTTCTGGCACAGATTCAGAATGATCCGAAGGAGTCTCAGAAGCCGGAAAAAGTAATCAACGGCATGATCGAAGGCCGTATCAGCAAGGAATTAAAAGAGATCTGTCTCGTAGATCAGATCTATGTAAAGGCAGAAGATGGAAAGCAGACAGTTGCCAAATATATCGATCAGGTAGCGAAAGAGACAGGCGCAAAGCTGTCCGTCAAGAGATTTGTCCGTTTTGAGACAGGTGAAGGACTTGAGAAGAAAGAAGAGAACTTTGCGGAAGAAGTTGCAAAACAGATGAAATAA